From Oceanispirochaeta sp. M1, a single genomic window includes:
- a CDS encoding MFS transporter, with product MKPGYVVPMREKLAFGVGDLAINIAFTTIGFYFIFFIVNVAGLRAEWAGIIFACAKLWDAITDYYMGILSDRTKSRFGRRRPYILAGSIPLAISFALLWIVPFQNPVALFIYYMIIILIFNTAFTVVSVPYNALLPELSSNYNERTNITGFRMSFAFIGNLIAAAGVALIVDVIFGGAENYDKGYPAMGVILGVIILVILIITFLGTKERKKEVSENKDGFLGTIKALLSMKEFRMMLGMFLFSMIAIDIFMAVVLFFLKDVVHISDDIMFLLMGVPLVLAVVAAPLWVYLGEKLGKRNAYAISAVLFALILLLFFVAPVGNVVYVTIIAMLAGLGISASQIIPWSIMPDINEIDEHRNGVRREGAVYGITIFLYKSASAIAILLVSSVLGIFGYIEGTGAVQPESAVKAIRILIGIAPGICSLIAAFFALKLPLSKDQFDQMRLEIEERKAVRKAVVVSS from the coding sequence ATGAAACCAGGATATGTTGTCCCCATGCGGGAGAAGCTTGCCTTTGGAGTCGGTGATCTGGCAATAAATATTGCCTTCACCACCATAGGATTTTATTTTATATTTTTCATAGTCAATGTTGCCGGCCTGAGAGCCGAGTGGGCGGGCATTATCTTTGCCTGTGCCAAACTATGGGATGCAATTACAGACTATTATATGGGGATTCTATCGGACAGAACAAAGTCCCGCTTCGGCAGACGTCGGCCCTATATCCTTGCAGGGAGTATTCCCCTGGCAATCAGTTTTGCTTTGCTTTGGATTGTCCCCTTTCAGAATCCAGTGGCCCTTTTTATCTATTACATGATTATCATCCTTATATTTAATACAGCTTTTACTGTTGTTTCGGTTCCTTATAACGCCCTTTTGCCTGAACTATCGAGCAATTACAACGAAAGGACCAATATTACCGGATTCAGGATGAGCTTCGCTTTTATAGGGAATCTTATTGCGGCGGCGGGAGTGGCTCTGATTGTCGATGTAATCTTCGGAGGAGCTGAGAATTACGACAAGGGTTATCCTGCCATGGGAGTTATATTGGGTGTGATCATTCTTGTTATCCTGATCATCACCTTTCTAGGGACTAAAGAGAGGAAAAAAGAAGTCTCAGAAAATAAAGATGGATTTCTCGGAACCATAAAGGCTCTCCTATCCATGAAAGAGTTCAGAATGATGCTGGGTATGTTTCTATTCAGCATGATTGCCATTGATATTTTTATGGCAGTTGTTCTGTTTTTTCTGAAAGATGTTGTTCATATTTCTGATGATATTATGTTTCTCCTTATGGGAGTTCCTCTGGTTCTTGCCGTTGTGGCGGCTCCTCTGTGGGTTTACCTGGGAGAGAAACTGGGAAAAAGGAACGCTTATGCCATTTCAGCGGTCCTATTTGCACTCATCCTCCTGCTTTTCTTTGTTGCCCCCGTAGGTAATGTGGTTTATGTCACCATTATTGCAATGCTGGCCGGCCTGGGGATCTCGGCATCACAGATTATCCCCTGGTCAATCATGCCTGACATCAATGAGATTGATGAGCACCGAAATGGAGTCAGAAGGGAAGGAGCTGTTTACGGCATCACCATCTTCCTGTATAAATCCGCCTCGGCCATAGCCATTCTCCTTGTATCCAGTGTTCTCGGCATCTTCGGCTATATAGAAGGGACCGGAGCCGTTCAGCCGGAATCCGCTGTAAAAGCCATACGGATACTGATCGGAATTGCCCCGGG
- a CDS encoding alpha-glucosidase: MYTLESTIGEVLSNPLGADLIEIFRNELKLNRLLIYNGLSRKIKLKTLHKLSRGELSIDFLEMIVSKLNHFRTLELPDHSEEIKPLWWKESVAYQIYPRSFKDSNGDGIGDLGGIIEKLDYLKELGIDLIWLSPVYDSPNDDNGYDIRDYKKIMAEFGTMDDFDSLLSACHQRGMRLIMDLVINHTSDEHQWYVESSRGKDNPYRPYYIWKEGREDEPPNNWTSLFSGPAWNYDKKSGEWSMHIWSKKQMDLNWDHEPLRQDIYKMVNWWLDKGIDGFRLDVINFISKDEGYPDGDPTIAEMMGVCGVEHYAFGKNVHKYLQELHKETFSKYDIVTVGETPGLGLYSSQFFTHEKRKELDLIFNFDHIDNPGNDRFDDYCFDLNILKNQMLFWQQKYGNSCWNSLFLENHDYPRMISKINNDPSVRNPLAKMLAALILTMKGTPFIYQGQEMAMVNVNFESIDDYRDVESLNLYKKLLVDGMSPESALAKVKCGSRDHSRTPMQWTSGKNAGFSSGKPWLDPSMDSMENNIEIQMADNESVFHFYRDLIALRKKYKTLVYGDFLSLRSSRKDMFSYYRKDRDESFYIEMNLSAKMKNRNKKMSENKLLLSSYRNFNPRHLAPYEVNIFKL, translated from the coding sequence TTGTATACACTTGAAAGCACAATCGGGGAGGTTCTGTCGAATCCCCTGGGAGCGGATTTAATTGAAATTTTCCGAAATGAATTGAAACTCAATAGACTCCTTATTTATAATGGATTGTCCAGAAAAATAAAATTGAAGACCTTGCACAAGCTGAGCAGAGGTGAATTAAGTATCGATTTTTTAGAAATGATTGTATCGAAACTCAATCATTTCAGAACATTGGAACTCCCCGATCACAGTGAGGAAATAAAACCTCTGTGGTGGAAAGAGTCGGTGGCCTATCAGATTTATCCCCGAAGTTTTAAAGACAGCAATGGTGATGGAATCGGGGATCTGGGGGGAATCATTGAGAAACTGGATTATCTGAAAGAGTTGGGAATTGACCTGATCTGGTTAAGCCCGGTTTATGACTCTCCCAACGATGATAACGGTTATGACATCAGGGATTATAAGAAGATCATGGCTGAATTCGGTACCATGGATGACTTCGATTCTCTTCTATCCGCCTGTCATCAACGGGGAATGAGGTTGATTATGGATCTGGTTATCAATCACACTTCTGATGAGCACCAATGGTATGTTGAATCCTCCAGGGGGAAAGATAATCCCTATCGCCCCTATTACATCTGGAAAGAGGGCCGGGAGGATGAGCCTCCCAATAACTGGACCTCACTATTTTCCGGGCCTGCATGGAATTATGATAAGAAGAGCGGAGAATGGTCCATGCACATCTGGTCTAAAAAACAGATGGATCTGAACTGGGACCATGAGCCTCTCAGGCAGGATATATATAAAATGGTGAACTGGTGGCTGGATAAAGGAATTGACGGCTTCAGACTCGATGTGATCAATTTCATTTCAAAGGACGAGGGTTATCCCGATGGTGATCCCACAATCGCCGAGATGATGGGTGTATGTGGTGTGGAGCATTATGCCTTTGGAAAAAATGTCCACAAATACCTGCAGGAACTCCATAAAGAGACATTCAGTAAATATGATATTGTCACAGTGGGGGAAACGCCGGGACTGGGGCTCTATTCCAGCCAGTTTTTCACCCATGAGAAACGGAAGGAGTTGGACCTGATTTTCAATTTTGACCACATTGATAATCCCGGGAATGATCGTTTTGATGATTATTGCTTTGACTTGAATATTCTGAAAAATCAAATGCTATTCTGGCAGCAAAAATACGGAAACAGCTGCTGGAACAGCCTGTTTCTTGAGAACCATGATTACCCGCGAATGATATCCAAAATAAATAATGATCCGTCGGTGAGGAATCCTCTGGCAAAAATGCTCGCAGCCCTGATCCTGACCATGAAAGGCACCCCCTTTATCTATCAGGGACAGGAAATGGCTATGGTTAATGTCAATTTTGAATCTATTGATGATTATCGGGATGTTGAAAGCCTGAATCTGTACAAAAAATTACTCGTTGATGGTATGAGCCCGGAATCGGCACTGGCAAAGGTTAAATGCGGTTCAAGGGATCACTCCCGGACCCCCATGCAGTGGACTTCCGGTAAAAATGCCGGTTTTTCTTCCGGCAAGCCCTGGTTAGATCCAAGTATGGATTCTATGGAAAATAATATTGAAATCCAGATGGCGGATAATGAATCTGTCTTCCATTTTTACAGGGACTTAATTGCTCTGAGAAAAAAATATAAAACACTTGTGTACGGAGACTTTCTATCCTTGAGGAGTTCAAGGAAAGACATGTTTTCCTATTACAGAAAAGACAGGGATGAATCATTTTATATAGAGATGAATCTATCCGCTAAGATGAAGAATAGAAATAAGAAGATGTCCGAAAATAAGCTCCTCCTGAGTAGTTACAGGAATTTCAATCCCAGGCACCTGGCCCCCTACGAAGTGAATATTTTCAAACTTTAA
- a CDS encoding helix-turn-helix transcriptional regulator, translated as MHNRDLRHNMVLVLDFVRDRNEAEILNIELEQKVYKRTSELKDANEKLSFTSRKESFMHSYDLSKREYEILNLLLDGLSNDEMADDLDISIRTVSAHLYKMYKKMNVHSRLDIFSSFREL; from the coding sequence ATGCACAACAGAGATCTACGGCACAATATGGTCCTGGTACTTGATTTTGTGCGTGATAGGAATGAGGCGGAGATTCTTAATATCGAACTGGAGCAGAAAGTCTATAAACGGACATCAGAACTGAAGGATGCCAATGAAAAACTCTCTTTTACCTCAAGAAAAGAGAGTTTCATGCACTCTTATGATCTCTCTAAACGGGAATACGAAATTCTCAACCTCCTGCTGGACGGCCTTTCAAATGATGAGATGGCCGATGACCTTGATATTTCTATCAGAACTGTCAGTGCCCATTTATACAAGATGTATAAGAAAATGAATGTCCATTCCCGTCTGGATATTTTCTCATCTTTCAGGGAATTATAG
- a CDS encoding AraC family transcriptional regulator has translation MAGFINGFILFGAYLSILIFTGYILLRKTRNENIYHSLAFICFSLLLFKIYSVIGNSPAEQHSSWLFFLSIPYFPVPLLYFGYCRAVTFDDKLSVIKLCVLTPSLLVFLYDLSTVIFPVPENEILNGIIMAGALIQAIALLISLGIKLSVLYNKKEYFFIIRITMAYLVLTGAAYSLVIFGWILDITSLLQAGGTIVTVLLAGNYLMDLRNGKFRHLLIIEANKEKNKFTLFKGVDASQMIIKLESYMEESRLYLDENLSLLDLSQRLNLSTHQLSQLINDTYRMNFNTFINSYRIKEAKQLLRSSEEQTILSIAYGVGFNSKTAFYNAFSRITGSTPNKYRSSLEN, from the coding sequence ATGGCTGGATTCATCAATGGTTTTATCCTCTTTGGCGCTTATCTTTCAATATTGATTTTCACAGGTTATATTCTGTTAAGAAAAACCCGTAATGAAAATATCTATCATTCTCTGGCTTTTATATGTTTCAGCCTTCTGCTGTTCAAAATCTATTCCGTCATCGGGAACAGCCCGGCAGAACAGCACTCATCCTGGCTTTTTTTTCTCTCTATTCCTTATTTTCCCGTACCCCTGTTGTATTTCGGGTACTGCCGGGCCGTAACATTTGATGATAAACTGTCTGTCATAAAACTATGTGTTCTGACTCCCTCTCTGCTGGTCTTTCTCTATGATTTGAGTACTGTTATCTTTCCTGTACCTGAAAATGAAATCTTAAACGGAATAATCATGGCAGGGGCTCTTATTCAGGCAATAGCCCTTCTTATTAGCCTGGGGATAAAATTGTCTGTTCTCTATAATAAAAAGGAATATTTTTTCATCATAAGAATCACCATGGCCTACCTTGTTCTGACAGGGGCAGCCTATTCTCTGGTGATCTTCGGCTGGATACTGGATATAACCAGTCTGCTTCAGGCAGGGGGGACCATTGTCACAGTTCTGCTGGCAGGAAATTACCTGATGGATCTGCGGAATGGAAAATTCCGACATCTTTTGATCATCGAGGCAAATAAGGAAAAAAACAAATTCACTCTCTTCAAAGGTGTTGATGCATCACAGATGATTATAAAATTGGAGAGTTATATGGAGGAAAGCCGCCTATACCTGGATGAAAATCTCTCTCTCCTTGATTTGTCACAGCGCCTTAATCTTTCTACACACCAGTTATCTCAGCTGATTAATGATACCTACCGGATGAACTTCAATACTTTCATTAACTCATACCGGATAAAAGAAGCCAAACAACTTCTTCGGTCATCAGAAGAACAAACCATCCTGTCCATTGCCTATGGGGTAGGATTCAATTCTAAAACGGCTTTTTATAATGCCTTCTCACGGATTACCGGTTCCACCCCCAATAAATACCGCTCCTCTCTGGAAAATTGA
- a CDS encoding FAD-dependent oxidoreductase encodes MAENLQKEVKELIDGLGTWFNEKDPAENYRMTGDLHPYNELFSPIQVNKTRIKNRLVMGPMGNIDMADEMGKPSTKMIEYFLERAKGGTGLLTTGLVPATFKVDPTVEDVDNVGMLPRIDGHRTPFSGWINLAKGVHSYGSKIFLQITPGFGRVGNPECMLKKKKLPVSASWNRNFYIPQLPCRPLTDRECRKIIKGAGQCASDARAIEIDGVYLHGHEGYLLDQMTNPAFNRRKLGRFANWQNFGLDMVKEIRTRCGKDYPIMYRIDLSLALNETYGARMLSEKRLKSFRKDRSVEMTLDFMKNLVAAGVDMFDVDLGCYDNWWLPHPPMAMPPGCFLEISRIVKDFFKNNNIISNAGYPVPVVGVGKLGFPDLAEKALRDGKCDMVMLARPLLADPNWANKAYAGRVKEIIPCIGDQEGCLNQLIHGGHPQCAVNPRTSFEHIMLDDKAPALNKKKVAVVGAGPAGVSCALQASLRGHEVVLYDKNPRIGGMLLVGSVPKIKFEIRNYIEHLEEVLRIQSEKSSLTVKLDTDVNEEMLKADGFDSIVTCTGSTPLLPPVEGIDLPHVYQGIDILKNPSLAADAEKIVIVGGADVGCEIAYMLSLEMGKKDITIVEMLGQLMQKSCTANRGFIIHNLEKAGVKVMNCTRLKKLSDKNVILDQNVSKTVPDPFVTWTPVLPENIINPFAANIKMDTHEKILFADLVIVCTGARPNQTLFEECLKNNTAAEIHNIGDSMMNGKVHEATKAGHAIGKSL; translated from the coding sequence ATGGCGGAAAATCTCCAGAAAGAAGTAAAAGAATTAATCGATGGCCTGGGTACCTGGTTTAACGAAAAAGATCCGGCGGAGAACTACCGGATGACAGGGGACCTGCACCCATACAATGAACTTTTCTCACCCATTCAGGTTAACAAAACAAGGATTAAAAATCGTCTTGTTATGGGACCCATGGGTAATATTGACATGGCCGATGAAATGGGAAAGCCCAGCACCAAGATGATTGAATACTTTCTTGAAAGAGCCAAGGGGGGGACAGGCTTGTTAACGACCGGACTTGTTCCAGCCACTTTCAAGGTAGATCCCACTGTGGAAGATGTTGATAATGTCGGAATGCTTCCCCGTATAGACGGCCACAGGACACCATTTTCGGGCTGGATCAATCTGGCAAAGGGTGTTCACTCCTACGGTTCTAAAATCTTTCTGCAGATAACACCGGGGTTCGGCCGGGTAGGTAATCCTGAATGTATGCTGAAAAAGAAAAAACTACCGGTTTCAGCTTCCTGGAACAGGAATTTCTACATCCCTCAGCTTCCCTGCCGTCCTTTAACAGACAGAGAATGCCGGAAGATCATAAAAGGGGCAGGGCAGTGTGCTTCCGATGCCAGAGCAATCGAAATTGACGGAGTGTATCTGCATGGTCATGAGGGTTACCTTCTGGATCAGATGACCAATCCTGCTTTTAACCGGAGGAAACTGGGTCGATTTGCCAACTGGCAGAATTTCGGTCTGGATATGGTAAAAGAGATAAGAACAAGATGCGGAAAAGATTATCCCATTATGTACAGGATCGATCTGTCCCTGGCTCTGAATGAAACCTACGGCGCCAGGATGCTTAGTGAAAAACGATTAAAAAGCTTCCGTAAAGACCGAAGCGTAGAGATGACCCTTGATTTCATGAAAAACCTGGTCGCCGCCGGAGTGGATATGTTTGATGTGGATCTGGGCTGTTATGATAACTGGTGGCTGCCCCATCCTCCCATGGCCATGCCTCCCGGATGTTTTCTGGAAATCTCCCGGATTGTTAAAGATTTTTTCAAGAACAATAACATCATATCCAATGCAGGATATCCCGTTCCTGTCGTCGGTGTGGGCAAACTGGGATTTCCGGATCTTGCAGAAAAAGCCTTGAGAGATGGTAAATGCGACATGGTTATGTTGGCTCGTCCCCTTCTTGCGGATCCGAATTGGGCCAACAAGGCTTATGCCGGCCGGGTAAAGGAGATTATTCCCTGTATCGGAGACCAGGAAGGTTGTCTGAATCAGCTGATTCATGGAGGTCACCCTCAATGTGCGGTCAATCCACGAACCTCATTTGAACACATCATGCTGGATGATAAGGCTCCCGCTCTGAATAAAAAGAAGGTAGCCGTTGTCGGTGCCGGTCCTGCAGGAGTCAGTTGTGCCCTCCAGGCCTCTCTCCGGGGTCATGAAGTCGTTCTGTACGATAAAAATCCCAGAATAGGCGGAATGCTCCTCGTTGGTTCAGTTCCAAAGATTAAATTTGAAATCCGCAATTACATTGAACACCTTGAAGAGGTTTTGCGTATTCAAAGCGAAAAATCCTCACTTACAGTTAAATTGGATACAGATGTCAATGAAGAGATGCTGAAAGCAGATGGCTTTGATTCTATTGTGACATGTACCGGCTCTACTCCATTATTACCTCCGGTTGAGGGAATTGATCTGCCCCATGTTTATCAGGGAATCGATATTCTTAAAAATCCGTCATTAGCAGCAGATGCAGAGAAGATTGTCATCGTGGGCGGGGCTGATGTAGGCTGTGAAATTGCCTATATGCTGTCTCTGGAAATGGGAAAGAAGGATATTACAATAGTGGAAATGCTTGGTCAGCTGATGCAGAAATCCTGTACGGCAAACCGGGGTTTTATTATCCATAATCTGGAGAAGGCCGGAGTAAAAGTGATGAACTGTACCCGCCTGAAAAAACTCTCGGATAAAAATGTCATACTGGACCAGAATGTATCAAAAACCGTTCCGGATCCCTTTGTGACATGGACTCCCGTTTTACCTGAAAACATTATCAATCCTTTTGCTGCGAATATTAAAATGGATACTCATGAAAAGATCCTGTTCGCAGATCTGGTTATTGTTTGTACCGGTGCCAGACCAAATCAGACGCTCTTCGAAGAATGTCTGAAAAACAATACCGCCGCTGAGATTCATAACATCGGAGATTCGATGATGAACGGCAAGGTTCATGAGGCCACCAAGGCCGGACATGCCATCGGCAAAAGCTTGTAA
- a CDS encoding ATP-binding protein gives MKYLLNRPGMFTIYSSGFFVLFLILAAVIFIPSQPQSIHNNLSSKLDDAVFSTMQSGIESLTTSKAVIDLATGGTAVDNPIGLNTLDTANRIFNSSLVYIVDLRGNVIACTPFNDDQTLTGNNYFFRPYVQSAISGKNTVYPALGITTLERGLYFSSPVYSEDNQNIIGAVVIKIGLEQIDNVLNEYEEPVVLITPKGVVFASNFEEFIYHFAYPLSDEQLVSIHESKQFADKIIKPMPFFLDKNKIDYKGNEYKIQKETFFDSGWEIVVFQSLRVKYLFNRNTVLSVCAFIFFLLCAIFFLIRNIMIIKEGEIALRKSKETYQTLFSLAPDGICISGINGEILSFNDSFSGIFKYPPEKLKTMRIDQLYANPDKDRVPLLEELIKKRKVRNYPLDMKDSLDKVIKTLNSFALIDYNDMECIETIIMDITEIEEKEQLLRQAQKMQLMGTLAAGLAHDFNNMVGGISGNIALVKFILEKNNNISNEELKKFISRIEISIKRSEDLIHQLLSLSRKNEFKSVPVDLNESIKNVTSICRTTFDRSIEIVTNYCETPALTKGDPTQIEQVILNLCINASHAMTIMRTDGNSGGQLSVSVKKRSDDSLFPGSQQSYVNKNYWVISIKDSGIGINPEYMDDLFKPFFTTKENNEGTGLGLAMVKNIIEQHQGLMEINTEVGVGTTFYISLPILVD, from the coding sequence ATGAAATATTTACTCAACCGGCCAGGAATGTTTACTATATATTCCTCTGGTTTTTTTGTTCTATTTCTTATACTGGCTGCAGTGATCTTTATTCCTTCACAGCCGCAAAGCATTCATAATAATCTTTCCTCTAAACTTGATGATGCAGTATTTTCAACAATGCAATCAGGGATTGAATCATTGACAACATCAAAAGCTGTTATTGATCTTGCAACAGGAGGGACAGCTGTTGATAATCCAATAGGTTTAAATACTCTGGATACTGCAAACAGAATTTTTAATTCCTCGTTAGTTTATATTGTAGATCTCAGGGGAAATGTGATTGCCTGTACCCCTTTTAATGATGATCAGACCCTTACCGGGAATAACTATTTCTTTCGGCCATATGTCCAATCTGCGATATCAGGAAAAAATACAGTTTATCCAGCCCTTGGGATAACAACTCTGGAACGGGGGCTTTATTTCAGTTCCCCTGTATATTCTGAAGATAATCAAAATATTATCGGTGCTGTAGTAATAAAAATAGGGCTGGAACAGATAGACAATGTTCTTAATGAGTATGAAGAACCGGTAGTATTGATAACACCGAAGGGTGTAGTGTTTGCTTCAAATTTTGAAGAGTTTATCTACCATTTTGCTTATCCTCTTTCAGATGAGCAATTAGTCTCTATTCATGAGAGCAAACAGTTCGCTGATAAAATTATCAAACCGATGCCTTTTTTCCTGGACAAGAATAAAATAGATTATAAGGGGAACGAATATAAAATCCAGAAGGAGACATTCTTCGATTCAGGCTGGGAGATCGTTGTTTTTCAAAGTTTAAGGGTGAAATATCTGTTTAATAGAAACACCGTCCTTTCAGTCTGTGCTTTTATCTTTTTTCTATTGTGTGCAATTTTCTTCCTTATCAGAAATATAATGATCATAAAAGAGGGGGAAATCGCCCTTAGAAAAAGTAAAGAAACGTATCAAACACTCTTTTCACTCGCACCTGACGGGATCTGTATTTCCGGTATTAACGGAGAAATACTCTCTTTTAATGATTCGTTTTCAGGTATTTTCAAATATCCTCCAGAGAAACTTAAAACAATGAGAATAGATCAACTTTATGCAAATCCGGATAAAGACAGGGTGCCTTTGCTGGAGGAATTGATAAAAAAAAGAAAAGTCAGGAACTATCCTCTGGATATGAAAGACTCACTTGATAAGGTGATTAAGACATTAAACTCATTTGCATTGATCGATTACAATGATATGGAATGTATTGAAACAATAATAATGGATATAACTGAAATAGAGGAAAAGGAACAGCTACTCCGTCAGGCACAGAAAATGCAGCTTATGGGAACACTGGCTGCAGGACTGGCACATGATTTCAATAATATGGTCGGTGGTATTTCCGGTAATATCGCTTTGGTGAAATTTATACTTGAGAAAAATAATAACATCTCTAATGAAGAGTTGAAAAAATTTATAAGCAGAATAGAAATATCAATTAAAAGATCAGAAGATTTGATTCATCAATTATTGTCTCTCTCCAGGAAAAATGAGTTTAAATCTGTACCCGTTGATCTGAATGAATCAATAAAAAATGTTACCAGTATCTGCCGGACTACTTTTGACAGGAGTATTGAGATTGTAACAAATTACTGTGAGACTCCCGCCTTAACCAAAGGTGATCCTACTCAGATAGAACAGGTTATTCTTAATCTATGTATCAATGCTTCACATGCTATGACCATTATGAGAACCGATGGGAATTCTGGTGGACAACTTTCGGTTTCAGTGAAAAAACGCTCTGATGACAGTCTTTTTCCAGGATCTCAACAGTCTTATGTTAATAAAAACTATTGGGTCATTTCTATAAAGGATTCAGGTATCGGTATTAATCCGGAATATATGGATGATCTGTTTAAACCCTTTTTTACAACAAAAGAGAACAATGAAGGGACAGGGCTTGGTCTTGCAATGGTTAAGAACATAATAGAACAGCATCAGGGGCTGATGGAGATTAATACCGAAGTAGGGGTTGGTACGACTTTTTATATATCTCTTCCAATTTTGGTTGATTAA
- a CDS encoding ATP-binding protein: MGTQVPADLKNYKMRSFIIMIIYPFSAIVGQEAMKTALILHAVDPSIGGVLIRGHKGTAKSTAVRALADLLLPLQVVEGCPYHCDPKAETFVHETCRQNALSGDPIPVSECPVPLVELPLGATEDRLIGSLHLERVINTGERVFEPGLLAAANRGILYVDEVNLLDDHLVDLLLDAAASGVNRVEREGLSEIHPSKFILIGTMNPEEGELRPQFLDRFGLCINVTGERAVKKRSELIRRRLAFEKNPKAFSDTWETHQKVLQQKITQAKQQLSQVTVSDDIFDAASTLAVKVGAQGHRAEITIIKVATAIAAFLERDSVSYEDIIEAAIMALPHRLDRYLEMGGVDLPKELKDPLIEVFGEFGEFPFFHGEEEQDDDKFPAYNPDEDIFPGSFAGGMPVFSYLKKKHPTLSF; encoded by the coding sequence ATGGGAACACAGGTACCTGCCGATTTAAAAAACTATAAGATGAGGTCTTTTATCATCATGATTATATATCCATTTTCCGCCATCGTCGGCCAGGAGGCCATGAAGACGGCCCTGATTCTGCATGCAGTTGATCCATCCATCGGTGGTGTTTTGATCCGCGGACATAAAGGGACTGCAAAGAGTACGGCCGTTCGTGCATTGGCCGACCTCCTTCTTCCGCTTCAAGTCGTTGAGGGCTGTCCCTATCATTGTGATCCCAAGGCAGAGACCTTTGTGCATGAGACCTGCCGTCAGAATGCCCTGAGCGGAGACCCCATCCCTGTCTCTGAGTGTCCTGTTCCGCTTGTGGAGCTGCCCCTCGGTGCAACAGAAGACAGGCTTATCGGATCTCTGCATCTGGAGCGGGTTATCAACACAGGAGAGAGGGTTTTCGAGCCCGGTCTTCTTGCCGCCGCCAATCGTGGCATCCTCTATGTTGATGAAGTAAATCTGCTGGATGATCATCTGGTCGATCTTCTGCTTGATGCTGCCGCTTCCGGTGTAAATCGTGTGGAACGTGAAGGACTCTCGGAGATCCATCCGTCCAAATTCATCCTTATTGGGACTATGAATCCGGAAGAAGGCGAACTTCGCCCGCAGTTTCTCGATCGTTTTGGTCTTTGCATCAACGTGACTGGGGAAAGGGCTGTGAAAAAAAGAAGCGAACTTATCCGCCGGCGCCTTGCGTTTGAGAAGAATCCGAAAGCCTTTTCCGATACTTGGGAAACACACCAGAAAGTGCTGCAGCAGAAAATCACACAGGCTAAACAGCAGCTCTCGCAGGTCACAGTTTCAGATGATATCTTTGATGCGGCATCAACTCTTGCCGTTAAGGTCGGCGCCCAGGGGCATCGCGCTGAAATCACAATTATTAAAGTTGCGACCGCAATTGCAGCCTTTTTAGAGCGTGATTCCGTCAGCTATGAGGACATCATAGAAGCCGCCATAATGGCACTTCCGCATCGCCTAGACAGGTATCTCGAAATGGGCGGAGTCGATTTGCCGAAAGAATTGAAGGATCCCTTGATCGAAGTGTTCGGAGAGTTTGGAGAGTTTCCCTTTTTTCATGGGGAAGAAGAACAGGATGATGACAAGTTTCCTGCTTATAATCCCGACGAAGATATTTTTCCCGGTTCCTTTGCAGGTGGTATGCCGGTGTTTTCATATCTAAAAAAAAAGCATCCAACATTATCCTTTTAG
- a CDS encoding VWA domain-containing protein has translation MATCLAAAMRRAPGVSALAEDGISPQDLRCRLRVQPVKKTILFLVDASDSMLVEEQMKLAKGAVLGLLTQAYQKRYRVGVIVFHDWKAKVVLPPTSSIARARHALQAMASGGGTPLAHGLQIVLQTVHSERVRHPNDQQQMILLTDGRPSVSLDPTVNIREEVLSLADQFPARNIPAIVLATAEPGELLREIASHLKARLRKLTDVIHV, from the coding sequence TTGGCGACTTGTCTGGCCGCGGCTATGCGCCGGGCGCCGGGAGTGTCAGCTCTTGCGGAGGACGGCATCAGTCCTCAGGATTTACGTTGCCGTTTGCGTGTGCAACCTGTCAAAAAGACAATACTCTTTCTGGTGGATGCCTCTGATTCTATGCTGGTTGAAGAGCAGATGAAACTCGCAAAGGGAGCAGTTCTGGGGCTGCTGACTCAAGCCTATCAAAAAAGATACCGTGTAGGTGTCATTGTTTTTCATGATTGGAAAGCTAAAGTTGTCCTGCCACCGACAAGCAGCATTGCCCGGGCTCGTCATGCATTGCAGGCTATGGCTTCCGGCGGGGGTACACCTCTGGCCCATGGTCTTCAGATCGTACTCCAGACAGTTCATTCTGAGCGTGTCCGCCATCCGAATGATCAACAGCAGATGATACTGCTTACCGACGGAAGACCCTCTGTCTCCCTGGATCCGACAGTAAATATCAGAGAGGAGGTCCTGTCCCTGGCCGATCAGTTTCCAGCCCGGAATATACCGGCAATTGTTCTGGCTACCGCAGAACCCGGTGAGCTTCTCAGGGAGATTGCCTCACATCTGAAAGCACGGCTTCGCAAGCTGACGGATGTGATTCATGTATAG